The DNA region TGATAATATGAAAATAGAGCAAATAGAAGAGGTTGTTAAATTTAGAAATGAAAAATATCCTCACATTCTACTTGAAGCAAGTGGAAATATTAACTTAGATACAATTGAAACTTATGCAAAAACTGGTGTGGATGCAATTAGTAGTGGAAGCATTATTCATCAGGCTACATGGTTAGATTTTTCAATGAAATTTGACTAGTGATTAACTTTTTGTTAGTAATTGGGTATTATAATTATTAGGAGTTGTAAAGTATGAAGAAAGATTTTATATTAGATAATAAATTAGACTTTTCTAATTATAAAGAGGCATTAGAATTAATAGAAAAAAGTCATTATATATTGATTATTACTCATGTTAATCCTGATGCAGATACTATTTCTTCAGCACTTGCTCTTTCCAATTTATTTTATGAGAATAAGATAAAACATAAAGTTTTTAATGTAAGTAGTGATTTGCCTCAAAATTTAGATTTTATAAATAGATTTGATAAAATCACAGATCAATTACCAAAATTTTATGATTTAGCAATTAGTGTAGATTGTGGAACATCAAAAAGATTTGGTTTTGAATTATCAAAAGATATTCCTTTAATTAATATTGACCATCACAGTTCAAATGATGGATTTGGAAAAGTGAATATTGTTGATTATCAAAAAAGTTCAACAGCAGAAATAGTATTTGATTTTTTTAAATTTAATGGATTATACATTACAAAAAATTCTGCAACAGCTCTTTACACTGGTATTTATGATGATAGTTTACGATTTAGTATTGGAAGATGTGATGAAAAAACATTTGAAAAGGCAAATTTTTTAGTAAAATGTGGAGCAAATCCATCTGATATAGCAAGTAAATTACTTAGAAGAGACTCTTTAGCAAAATATAGAATTATTCCAAAAATTCTTGATAGTTTAGAGTTATTTAAAGAGGGTGAACTTGCATTTATAAAAGCAGAACCTATTTGGTTAAAACAAACAGGTGCTCATTTAAGAGATTGTGAAGATGCATTAGATATGATAATGAGTATATCTATTGTTAAGATTGCAGTTTTTTTGAGAGTTTCAAACAATCAAATAAGATTGTCAATTCGTTCAAAAGGTAATATTGATGTTTCTAAAATAGCTTCAACATTTGGTGGTGGTGGCCATATAAATGCAGCAGGATGCTCTTTAGAAACAACAAATTTAGAAGAAGCAAAAAATATGGTATTAAAGGAAGTTCTTGAGACGAAATAATAGTAATAGTTTAATAAAATTTTTAATAATAATTATTTTAATAGCAATAGTTGGTGTAGTTGGTTTTATTTATTTATCTCCACAATTTGAGCAAAATAAACCAGAGATTAAATTTACAGATAAAAAAGAGTTCTGGAATTTAAAAGATTCATTAAATATGAATATTAGTGATGAAAGTGGAATAAAATATTATAAGGTTACTTATAAAGATGACAA from Malaciobacter molluscorum LMG 25693 includes:
- a CDS encoding DHH family phosphoesterase, with product MKKDFILDNKLDFSNYKEALELIEKSHYILIITHVNPDADTISSALALSNLFYENKIKHKVFNVSSDLPQNLDFINRFDKITDQLPKFYDLAISVDCGTSKRFGFELSKDIPLINIDHHSSNDGFGKVNIVDYQKSSTAEIVFDFFKFNGLYITKNSATALYTGIYDDSLRFSIGRCDEKTFEKANFLVKCGANPSDIASKLLRRDSLAKYRIIPKILDSLELFKEGELAFIKAEPIWLKQTGAHLRDCEDALDMIMSISIVKIAVFLRVSNNQIRLSIRSKGNIDVSKIASTFGGGGHINAAGCSLETTNLEEAKNMVLKEVLETK